From Anopheles merus strain MAF unplaced genomic scaffold, AmerM5.1 LNR4000700, whole genome shotgun sequence, the proteins below share one genomic window:
- the LOC121602907 gene encoding peroxidase-like has translation MNTVPGLLIAITLLSSYTGLSQTVCPETPVCDDSVWTYQLDGSCNNLNNPDWGTPNRPYARFVPAQYTDGIWEPALASSGNPLPNARQLSLHLFGETEMQHPRNTLVSMQFGQFVAHDLSFTADADGIQCCADGKMVPKALASPRCFPIEVADDDPVLAGEGIQCMNLVRTKTTLEDACSSLAAGEESAEQLSSVTAFLDLSVVYGNSLEQTNSLRTFSRGQLQAETRNGKQWLPVHPNKTTTCVSKDAADDACYLTGDVRSNQSPHLTLLHQAFHLEHNRLARELADLNAGWDDETVFQQARKLNIAQYQRIVYYEWLPIYLGAENMRAAGVLPALELPDFADDYESSVDPTVSNAFATAAFRFFHNLIAGHLDLIAESRQPTGSIRLSDWFNNPSVLEKDGNYEQLSRGMIYQPHDRPNHHLTPEVKHFLFRHGGPVGVDLKAIDIQRARDHGLASYNDYREYCELGRVTSWEEFNNVLRTPAMVRSLSEQYESVDDVDLAVAGALERHHGDGMPGETFACLLLDQFRRTRVGDRFYFENGNVFSSRQLFEVRKASMARVLCDNTHGLKEIQRNAFFLVSESNPVIPCEQISKVNLTRWR, from the exons ATGAACACCGTCCCAGGTTTATTGATTGCCATTACGCTCCTTTCATCTTACACTGGTCTGTCACAAACGGTCTGTCCCGAGACACCAGTATGTGACGATAGTGTATGGACCTACCAGCTCGATGGGTCCTGCAACAATCTAAACAATCCCGACTGGGGCACGCCGAACCGACCGTACGCCCGCTTCGTACCGGCCCAATACACCGACGGCATCTGGGAGCCGGCCCTGGCCAGCTCGGGCAACCCACTGCCCAATGCACGCCAGCTGTCGCTTCATCTTTTCGGTGAAACGGAAATGCAACATCCGCGAAACACACTTGTAAGCATGCAGTTCGGACAGTTTGTAGCGCACGACCTGAGCTTTACAGCGGATG CTGACGGCATACAGTGCTGTGCCGACGGGAAGATGGTCCCGAAGGCACTTGCCTCCCCGAGATGCTTTCCCATCGAGGTGGCCGACGATGATCCAGTGCTGGCCGGCGAAGGCATTCAGTGCATGAATCTGGTGCGCACTAAAACCACACTGGAGGATGCTTGCTCGTCGCTGGCAGCCGGTGAAGAGTCAGCGGAGCAATTATCCTCAGTCACTGCCTTTCTGGACCTGTCCGTGGTGTACGGGAACTCGCTGGAGCAGACCAACAGCTTGCGTACCTTCAGCCGGGGACAACTGCAGGCGGAGACACGCAACGGCAAGCAGTGGCTGCCGGTGCATCCCAACAAAACGACTACCTGCGTGTCGAAGGATGCCGCCGACGACGCTTGCTATCTCACCGGGGACGTTCGCTCGAATCAAAGCCCGCACCTAACGCTGCTGCATCAGGCGTTTCACCTGGAGCACAATCGGTTGGCACGTGAGCTGGCCGACCTAAACGCCGGCTGGGACGATGAGACGGTATTCCAGCAGGCACGCAAGCTTAACATTGCCCAGTACCAGCGGATCGTTTACTACGAATGGTTGCCGATTTACCTCGGGGCGGAAAATATGCGAGCGGCCGGCGTACTGCCCGCGCTGGAGTTGCCCGACTTTGCCGACGACTACGAATCCTCGGTCGATCCAACGGTGAGCAATGCGTTCGCAACGGCTGCATTCCGATTCTTTCACAATCTTATTGCCGGTCACTTGGA CTTGATAGCGGAATCGAGACAGCCGACGGGATCGATCCGTCTGTCCGATTGGTTCAACAACCCTTCGGTGCTAGAAAAGGATGGCAATTATGAGCAACTGTCCCGGGGGATGATCTACCAACCGCACGATCGTCCAAATCATCATCTCACTCCGGAGGTGAAGCATTTCCTCTTCCGACACGGTGGACCGGTCGGAGTTGATCTGAAAGCGATCGACATCCAGCGCGCACGGGATCATGGGCTGGCCTCCTACAACGACTATCGCGAGTACTGTGAGCTGGGCAGGGTAACGAGCTGGGAAGAGTTTAATAATGTGCTGAGAACTCCTGCCATGGTGAGGTCACTATCGGAACAGTACGAGTCAGTTGATGACGTAGATCTGGCCGTTGCGGGAGCACTGGAACGTCACCATGGCGATGGAATGCCGGGCGAAACGTTCGCTTGTCTGCTGCTGGATCAGTTCCGCCGTACGCGGGTGGGCGATCGGTTCTACTTTGAGAATGGCAACGTGTTTAGCTCGCGCCAACTGTTCGAGGTGCGAAAGGCGTCCATGGCACGGGTGCTGTGTGACAATACGCACGGACTGAAAGAGATACAGAGGAATGCATTTTTCCTCGTGAGCGAGAGCAATCCGGTGATTCCGTGTGAGCAAATTTCAAAGGTGAATTTAACCCGATGGCGTTGA